Part of the Mya arenaria isolate MELC-2E11 chromosome 8, ASM2691426v1 genome, ATGTCTCTTCATAACATAGCTTAAATGATATgtacaataaacataatatcggaacattttgttcatattcTTAATGCTGTAACCTTGGTTTAGTGAAGCCTATAATTGTTTTGACATGTACATTTCTCACAAGTAAATTGGTGAGTATAAACAGGATTTGAAGAAGTGAGTATTAAGTTGGGCATAACTTAAATGTGGTTGTTATACTTGATAAATGTAGGGTCTGTGGAAATCATATTGGGTCCTAATGGATTGCTTCCAATCActggaagttttattaaataaattttgggGGGTCCTAGCCATGCATGGTTAGTTTAAAATGGTCATCCCTAGCTTGCACATTGAGTCCAAAACATGTGCATACTGCAAAATGCGATGAAACTATACATGTGTAATAATAATCATGTGTCAATAACCATTTCACCTTgattatgtttacaaatacatcCATCTCCCCGTTGGCGAATATCTGCAGGATGGTATCTTCAAGCACATTGCCCACCCAGTTGGTTCGACGTATCACCCCGTCTGAGTATCGTACCTTGCTCTTAGCACCGGATTTGACAGTTGTTCCCTGggcctaaaaatagaaacaaaagaTCAATACAAGATATACTATAGAAGCATATAAGCATTCATGTTTAACATGCAAAATCTTCACACATATATCAAACCGGCCAAAGAAAAGAAATCGCCCAAGACTACAGTATAGTAAAATTATTCTTAAATTCAAATCTCTCTTAAATGGAATactagtatttgtttttgtcatcaagcataaacattttttataaggGTGTTGAACTTGTACCATCCACACAACATCAAAACCTTCATAGCTATGCTCCTATACACTTTAATAaagagttttaagaaatatatataaaaaaaaataccaggGTAGTCGGTAATAAAACCTCTGTGAGCTTATATGTTTTAGGCCCTAATGTCAAATTTAATGAATCTTGTCTTACCTCAGGATTGAAAGGCACTGACCAGGCTACAGTCTTTTTCCTGGACTGTACAACAGCCATATATCAgtgtgttttaatacatttttaatggtCGGCATCTAagaactatttattattatgtatcaCCCTATTTTGTACTTAAGAGGGCCATTTTCTCAGTAGCATGAAGTTCTGCCAGATAAGCAATTGTATTACTGGTTATGACCACTTGgtatgaaatacatttataaagaaaatggtttcaaaagtacttttttatttgcataGTAAAACTGAGCAAAAAGGacaattatatgaaaataaaataaaacatcagaCTGTCATAAATAGAGCAAAACAGAAGACTAACAATCAAATGTCTGTTGGTTTctcagaaatatatatatatatacatgttaaaaacattgtaataaTTCTATACATTAATTAATACACACCATGGTAATTTAGAACAGACTGTTTACCATTTTCTGTCAAGAAATTTTACACTACCAACCACGCATTTTTAGCTACAAACGTTTAGACACAGTGGGAGAGTTAGCATCATTGCGAAGAATCACAGAAAAATATTCCGCGGTAGCCAATGCCGTGGTGCGCGTCATCACAGCGTTCATCTGCTGCTACAGCATACGTCTTCCGAAAAACATGCATGTGGCGTGTCGCCTCGATGCTGCTTACCACTATGTAGGTATTTTAACAGATAAAGGTGGTACAAATAGAAATTTGTACATGTTAATTGAACCACGAATGCAGAATGAATCTCACTCAATTGCGTGGGTAACCTTACCCTGAAGCTACCTTAATTACTGTAAATTAACACTATGCAATGCAGCGTATCGCAGTGACTCAATGCGGTAGAACGTGGGGAAAATTATAGAAAAGAACGCGGTGGGCATTATACagtagaaactcactaaacTGGAACTCCACAAAACCAGAATCttcgggataccggacttttttcagagtcccggttttccccttctattttcaatgtaaaaaaatccctacataaccggaaccccggaattccggatacaggacaaaaaatcgagaaattTTTTTAGTTGTCAACgttattttacctcacaaaaccagacatatatttgttccaacatgtcaaaatgattttgtgtattaggaattcgcgaatcgcgtgtccctttgttttgacagccagTGCGTCGttaataaagaactagaaacggttattaagtgatcattttggagggttgttttatctaaagacttctatgactGAATCAAATTAAAGcagtgcgttaattaaactatcaaacatatttaacaagcattaaattacagataattgcataatttgtttgtttgttacgCAATTTAAGAACTTTGATTGGTGATGAAGTGGTCATTTTCACGaggtgttttattttaagacttggaaaaaatgttgattataaaaacgcagaaatgttaaattatgttgatcacttttgcatgtgctttattcatgtctcaacctccgtctaaacgtcgaagaattgaactgtccctagaAGACAAAATGAATCTCaacaaatcctcactaaaccggaatcctccctaaaccggaaattttgcccagtctggaccttgtccggtttagtgagtttctactgtacttagatttaaaagataaaatttgCAGTAGAAAAAATCAAGGGAGAAATGTGAAAAAACTGCATGGTTGGTAGTGCAGATAAACTGATCTTATATAGCTAAAGAGGGctttttttcaatgaaagaaaagttaattatttgaacaaaccatttttgcaaatctgaattatttatacAGGGGAGTAGAAAGTATGCAGTTGTTTTGTATCTTGCTACAGTTTGTATGCtctctttttaaattaaaaaaaacaaatttatattgaaaacacatattgcgatgataattattaatttaattcaaatacagATTCTCTGAAGTGTAAACTGCCGAAAACACATCAATAAGCTGCTACTAACTATTATTTGGCACTCACTAATAATTCAAGATAATGCAAGTGTCCTGGGAGTGTGATCATAGCTGACCTATTCCTCGCTCATGTTCACATAAGGAAATACAAGTGCCCCGGGGAAATTAATCTAAAAGCAATACAATTTTTAAGAGAcactagtccatataaacagccacttcagagtctttgacaatttttgttttggcaacTCTCAGTTTCCATAttccacttgttgttttccaagtcaagaatgacagatccaagggctaagtatattgagcggcAAGATAACACGCACCTACTGGATAGTTAAAAAATGGCAATGCTTTGTAGATAGAAGCCGATCTGAATaagtgtttcataaaacacaaGTGTAATAAGATAATAGTATTGGCgaaaaataattcatgtataacctttgtattttgatttaacaattaagtaataaatattgtggagttacagtcgaagaatatattatacattggtatgaatcagtcTACTTGTGACGTTGTGAGAGTAAAATAAACatccaaatgttttataaaagttcccttaacgcgcattattgtggctacagtgatagattttaaaaaacacacgCCCCAGTTAATGGGCGCGTATATGGCCTAGGAAAGGACCTTCAAGATTGAGAGTTTACGAAACAGACAGTTTAGGAAAAGACCATAATTCTTCTCAACTACACATGTATTCGGACAAAAAAACATTAGGATTGTAATTCCTCGTCATTTACCTATTTCctttgttcattattttcttcatcatAGGAGACACTTCAATGCTCTTGTTTCTAATGAAGAATACCCCCTGACCACGATTAAGCagtaaataaacactatttttaaaagtgtttccAGTTTGTCGCAAGGGCGCCGCCATCTTGAATTGCAAAAATTATAGATGAAATATTATGCACGAAAAAGGTCAAACTACACTAATTGTTATGCCGAGTTAAACAACCAACTTCTTCATGTATACCGCTTTAATACAGTCTCGGACACTCGAATTCTTTCTTGTCTCAAAAGCAATGTAATGGTTGCTGGACAAAATGCGAAAGATTTGGCAAGGATGGAAGGATTAGTTGCCTTATTTATTTCCAAGCAATGCAATTGTTGCTGGGCAAATGCGAGGGATAGAGCCAGGACGGAGAGAATGGTCGCCTTGTGCGTTATCAATGTAATGTAATGCTTGCTGGGCAAATGCGAGGGATAGAGCCTGGGCGGAGGGGTGAACCgccttgtttgttttcaaagcaatgTACTGGTTGCTGGGGAAATGCGAGGGATATATGACAAGGACGGAGATGAGTCGCATTGCCTGCCAGTTTCCAAAGCAATGCACATAATGGTTGTTGGGCAAATCAGACGGATAGAGCCAGGACGGAAAGAATGGTCGCCTTGTGTGTTTCCAATGTAAGGTCATGTTTGCCAGGCAAATTAGAGGGATAGAGCCAGGGCGGAGAGATGCCGTGTTGCCACTtctacaacaacagctactactATTCCTTCTACTAACTATCATATAACTACTACTGATGCTGCTAATCTCGCGTTAATCAACTATATGTTGCTGTGAATGAAGGAACTAAGCTTTTTGAATCAATGCGAAGAcccttcatttatctatttataatgagcgcaaagtacaatgaacccttaaagggactgtacaccagattcgcaccaaaaaatgttttgttctgtaatgaatctcaggacaattatctaatggaatgtgttacgctatgatatcataattgtaaaaaaaagtaccaaaatgtaaaaaaaagattgtgtcggagaccgggttcaaacccgtgtcgccaaaatttcagtccagcgtcgtatccactgagctacgacggcttactctgttcattacataattaagctatacacgtacctcggtaatatcacgtgataacaccgactagccaatcacgcataagaaatgaattctacctggtagacatacccagtaatctttttaaatgaaaaatacgaaataactgctcaacttaaataaattgtaaactatttggtacttcagttagtaagtttcaatgcattgtacacatcgatgccaagtttatgtcagttttcgacagttttctcttttttttcgatattttatcatacggagtacagcccctttaaggaGATTTTCGACATCCACAGTTAAACGACTCCCCGGTATcactttattaaatatacatgagtcataacattttgagccGGTAGTCGATAAGTTTGACTGGGGTTCGTGATTCTATTTGGGTCAAAATACATCCTCACaccggccaaatcctaatagcctcttatagaacaatatcataatcaagttgttaaattaaacgactTGATTACAGTATTGTTCTACaagaggctattaggatttggccggcgtgaggaaAATAATTAGCTGTTGGGGAACTAAGAAATATACTTAGTACATTTGTgcttgatgttttcaatctttaaacacaattcaagagtgtggtttagatagttaaatattgttatcaaggagattgttcataaacaatattaaagatgtaatgcttagcttagttaattaataattatattttttatagtaaagaaaatcatgtcaatacttaataataaactattattgaattttttgttttatttttgacaagtgtcgtaataaacaaaatgagatgAAGCGTTAAACCTAAGAAACATGCACTATAGAAagatttttccgaaaaatgaccaaaatcattgctcccctgaatttcatgctggtcgtaatggccattaaatgaaatgaattagctGTTGATAAAAATTACATGAAAAACCAAGTCAGCCCTTTAAACCTTAGCACAAAACCACTGAATGGAACATAATGCATAATTATGCTGTTAAAATCCAGGTATATGCTGGCATACAGgggtttccttcttaatcgaaaattggataggatttcttggcatgaGTTGCTTTGTTTGTTACTAATGTAATGCAATGGATAGAGCCAGGACGGAGGGATGAGTCGCCTTGTTTGTTTCCAAAGCAATCAAATGGGTGCCAGGCAAATTAGATGGATAGAGCCAGGACGGATTGATTAGTCGCCTTGTTTCTTTTCAAAGCAATGTTATGATTGCCAGGCAAATCAGAGAGAAAGAGCAATTGATTTGACAATATTAAGTAATATTCAATACACAGTAATTAAATTTATGATTCACAGTTCCTCAATTTATGGTTCACAGTAACTCAATTTATGATTCATAAAAACTCATGGAAACtcatttttacagaaaaaaaacagcgACGTTTATGTTGGTAATAGTTATTTATTACCCGGTGTTTCAGTTTCCCCAAACGAGAGCAAAGCAGACGACCAGAACCACTTTGCAGATAATGCCCCAAACTTACTGATCCTTGTTTGTTAGATTATCAAGATATTCCCGCGCCTATCGGCTGAATTCTGGCTCAACCCCgtcgtgacgccatcacgactggAAATGTTTCCCAAATctcataagtgacatgagatggAAGTGACAGCAGTTCGCAGTCAATCCAGACATaagaagacttgaagaaacaatTTGAGGTACATGAGTTTCTTGTTTGAGCCTTAGCCAGTTGCGCAGAGACCCCTTCGAAACACGGGGTCATCTTCCCAGGGTTGAACCAGTACCCGTTTCCCAATTTCTCAATGCCGAGCGCTTGGCAAGGGGGTTTCTGATAACATGTTTTAACGTCTTCCTGTTTGACGCCGTACGGTGTGTGAACCCCCGAATTTCCGCACCCGAAGAGAATACTCCACCACTGAGCTATCGGGGCGgtgaaaataatgtatgtatatgaGTCATTCTGCGACCCTTCTAGCTATTCTCGGAATATCCCATTGACACCTGACATAATGAAGCTCTTATGAAATTAACCACTGTGGATTTTTTACCACTTATCTGATAGATTTAAATGATGGCCCTAACATAAATGAATTCATATTTGCGACAGGCCATTGCCTTTCTTTATTGATTATtgcttaatataaataatatacgtTTATTAAGATCAAATTATCGAAACATTAAGAACACAGAGtgattctttaacaaaaatacagAGCCCAATCAgctaacatttatttacaggaTTTCTCAACCGACACTTcaagatttgtttataatttttttttatttaaaatgtttaagtgaAATCTTTGGTTATTTTCAGGACATgattaaatgaagaaatattacatacaattttaataaaaaggcAATACCACTTTTGCGTCTCAAGATACGTAAAtactcaaaatatgtaaatacattttatcagATACCTTAAATTTGAAGGTATAAAATCTTTTTATcacttttacatttcaaatggAAGCTGGATTTACACTTGGaaatttccattgaaaacatCCTTTATAGTTacttgaaaaaatgttatgataCTACTACAATATTTACACTAATTTGTTTTTCTCCTTCTTGCTAAACATAACTGCAAAATACACTTaatatttattcgatatattgtacatgtcatttaatataaatggttATTCAGTTTGATAACACAAGGttacaaaaaacaaactaaaaccGCAAgctgaaattgtaaaataaatgtttttacatttacttTTCAGTTGTTTAAAGGTTATTTAATGCATGGTAATTTCTTCCTAAAAATAACGATCACGACTAAGGAAGAAACACTGtcagtttgcattaaataccTTCAATGAGTCATTATCGCGCATCCCGACAACTACTGTGCGTGTGTGGGGACAAAAGGACACAGAGAAGGGACTGGCCAGTCCGTCATTAAATCCCATTATTTCCGTCATCTTGCCGTCCCTCTCCGTCAGCAGCATCACGTTGTGACTGTTCCACCCACACACGAGCAGCTGACCCGGACCTACCGCCACCACGGACGCGGGATATTCGAGCTTCTTGTCACTGTACTCTCGTAGGGCCTTCCCGTCTAGAGACAGCTGGAGGACGGTTTGTGTATCGCGGTCAGACACATACAGGGTCGGTGGTGAGGAAGCTGACACAGTCAGGTAGAATGGGCATTTGAAAGTTTGTCTTCCATCTACTGTTTGAAATTTACTGGTAATAAGCCCATCCAATGTCATCACTTCAATACGCGGGTTATATACGTAAGAAACGTATAGTCTATTGTTGTAGTATGCAATACCACAACACCCAGATGATACTTTAATTTCCTTTCCACGCGACAACTGCCCTTCTTTCGTAGACATCAGTTGTATCATGGACTTATCCGGGAGAGTGACAACGGCCTGGTAACCAGGAAGCGCACACACGTCACAGGGCTTGACTGGCAGTTCGAGTCGGGACGTGACGGCGCGGGTGGTGGCGTCCACCAGTTTGGCACAGCTGTTACCGTGGTCAGTCAGAAGGAAGAGACCGGGAGACAGCAGTGCGAGGCCGGAAATAAAGCAGGTTCCCTGGTCTTGTGGCGTTTTGACGTTGATGTCTGCTTCATTCTTCCATGTCACAGTAGAGAGGGCAGGAACTGGAACTGAACACAATAATGgactagatttttttttttcactttcgTCTTATAAACTTAAATGCGACAATggtttaaaccttttttaaaaaggtgcAGCTtcaattttaagtgtttttttcgaTGAGAAAATTTAgattaaacaaacaagacaCGGCCACcctgtaataaatataaattataaagaggtgtttttggttttagtgtaatatacaataaaattcaccgagtgagcaccaaaagctatatttgacaagttgagttataatcattttttatgttcCCGTCTTAAGTACGCCTGCAAACAAATTCACTGTACGATTTTCCCCGTATATCTTACGAACACATTATTAGCACGTCTTTTCTGTCAGTTTGATATTTTAGCCCAATTATTGTGACAAGATTTACCCCAGGGATAAATAAGCGcaaacatgcatttgttttctttcgGAGGCAAATTTGCCTTATGTCCCAGCGTGTGTTTCTATTTTGGGGGTCTTAATTCGAATAttcgacataaaacaataaaagtaacgcattgatatataaaaaaaaatctgttgaaatgttttggcaaattatttttttctcaattgtCATATAAACTCGTCAAAAACATACCCCAAGGCCAAATGTGCATCCCGTTGATATGTTTTCCCGGGGTGCAAATGTTGGGCATATAAGACACAGCACTAAAAATGGGCATTACCATTACTTTGAGTCAGCTGATCACCTTTATAAAACCGTAAAAATAGTCATAAAGATAGTATTTCGAacagaaaaatacatataaatcaaagttctttttgttttagatGGAAAAGGTCGGAGTGTTGTGAAAaccttgaaatatatttaaatgacactGTAAAAATGTTGCTACAAATACGCTTATGTACATAGTCCGGGTTCCAAGTcctcgatgtaaccgatgtaaccagttgtaacctaTGTAACCGcctaacccgctatttcagatagaaaaaaacactttttcaaacttttcagaaactttgctgtaactcattgtaactaatgtaactgcataactctgatcatatgtcgacctgaaaactcgatttttgatgaaaattttcgatgtaaccgatgtaaccggttgtaaccaatgtaaccgcgtaacccgctatttcagatagaaaaaaaacactttttcaaacttttcaaaaactttgctgtaactcattgtaactaatgtaactgcataactctgatcatatgtcgacctgaaaactcgatttttgatgaaaattttcgatgtaaccgatgtaaccagttgtaaacaatgtaaccgcgtaacccgctatttcagatagaaaaaaacactttttcaaacttttcagaaactttgctgtaactcattgtaactaatgtaactgcataactctgatcatatgtccacctgaaaactcgatttttgatgttgaactttgaaaattttcgatgtaaccgatgtaaccggttgtaaccaatgtaacgcGTAACctgctatttcagatagaaaaaaacactttttcaaacttttcaaaaactttgctgtaactcattgtaactaatgtaactgcataactctgatcatatgtcgacctgaaaactcgatttttgatgaaaattttcgatgtaaccgatgtaaccggttgtaaccaatgtaaccgcgtaacccgctatttcagatagaaaaaaacactttttcaaacttttcagaaactgtgctgtaactcattgttactaatgtaactgcataactctgatcatatgtcgaacTGAAAACTCGATATTTTGTGGTTGAACtttgactttgtttttattgtatgtaatatgttctatttatttggCTGTAACCCATGTTACCATCTTACTATAGCGTGAGAAGGGTTACAAAATTCGAAGCTCTCATTTTATGGGCCGATTTTGGGCGCTAATTgtttttgacagccggtgcgtcgttaaatattgcacctgtgacggtccctagacttaccgaaatacgattatttaaCGAAAGACGGATAAAACTACCGAAATACGCATGcaagttaccgaaagacgccttctaatgcatttattttattgtttttatattaatattatataaatacattaccaaaccaaattttagagaaaaatattgaaatataataatgtaatacGCAGTTGAAATTTCAGTGTTCGAGATCGAATTCCGCGTGCCGACTCGCCAATCGAAAGATAGATAAAAGCttctaaaataatcaattattccaattaatgatgatctcataatattcatataactaaaacacactcataaaaatgaaaaagttcatgaaaatatttacttattgttcaattgaataaagacaatatgtcagtgaaatagttgtgataatcgataatgatgattgcgctgtggattgaaaGACTTCTATGACTGAATCAAATTAaagcggtgcgttaattaaaccatcaaacatattttacaagcattaaattacaattttacaagCATTCAATTACAAATAATCgcataatttgtttgtttgttacgCAAATTAAGAATTTTGATTGGTGATGAAGTGGAAATTTTCACGaggtgttttattttaagacttgcagaaatgtttaattatgtttatcacttttgcatgtgctttattcatgtctcaacctccgtctaaacgtcgaagaattgaactgtccctagagAACAAAATGAATCTCAACAAATcacaaatcctcactaaaccggaaattttgcccagtctggaccttgtccggtttattGAGTTTCTACTGTACTTagatttaaaagataaaatttgCAGTAAGGAAAAATCACGGGAGAAATGTGAAAAAACTGCATGGTTGGTAGTGCAGATAAACTGATCTTATATAGCTAAAGAGGgctatttttcaatgaaataaaagtaaaatatttgaacaaaccATTTTTGCAAATCTGAAATATTTATACAGGGGAGTAGGAAGAATGCAGTTGTTTTGTATCTTGCTACAGTTTGTATGCtctctttttaaattaaaaaaagcaaatttatattgaaaacacatattgtgatgataattattaatttaattgaaatacagATTCTCTGAAGTGTAAAATGCCCAAAACACATCAATAAGCTGTTACgtaatactgtgaaatcattaatgttcgtggttttcgtgggttgggtgatccacgaattcaagatcccacgaaatataaaccctttattcacttttttcaattgcattgttacgtacatactctagtatattatttacaggggtcgcagtatacagtgttaaaacctgtctcactgtataacttacgatcattattctgttaatatattataactgcctttaacaaataatgaaccaaatcaattaaatgtgttttatgcagcaaatgacagttgtaagcacgtgtttaaacgtgtgctgttaatgaatatctccaagtttacaagatgtgcgtgatgagtgtctgtactcatttttttttatttaatgaaataattaatcgattactagtacattgaaggttactaagcaccgaacatgatgcaccttttcggtgttttcacagtttgcaaaattcttaattggcattcaatggcttcccctatctgtatttatgatcagggtacatcttttattatctttattcccaattaaatcgataagtgacatgggtatatgcactaattggcatgtcgttccacattagcgagtgtcataaacagagtgacgtagaagacagaaatcacgggccagcgcgtggatattatacagacgatctaggacgatcgcatcttcgatttttttttcaaaaatgaaaatccacgaattcaagtacccacgaaattgtttttttttctgcaaaccacgaaatttcatgcccacgaacattaatgatttcacagtaccATTATT contains:
- the LOC128244316 gene encoding uncharacterized protein LOC128244316, translated to MAAPLRQTGNTFKNSVYLLLNRGQGVFFIRNKSIEVSPMMKKIMNKGNRKKTVAWSVPFNPEAQGTTVKSGAKSKVRYSDGVIRRTNWVGNVLEDTILQIFANGEMDVFVNIIKVEVVPSYSALKVWWEASGVQEKDKLNSSLKHRLANSDTELELEETEGKKLEHQGDLKRKQARRSAGHSSDLVVKRGETDVERVEFNDKLFD